In the genome of Acidobacteriota bacterium, the window TTGGGAGTTTCGGGTTCAATTTCGCAAAGAACATACAGAGTCAGGGGATCGACGTTATTGCAATCGATAGCAATCCAGACGTCGTGCAGGCCATCTCCGAATTCATCCCAAGAGCCATTGTTGCCGATGCCACCGACAGGAAGCAGCTCAAGGATCTTGGCATCGATTCCGTGGATGTTGCGGTAGTTAGCCTCGGGGACAGGATGGATAAAAGCATCATCGCCGTCCTTCACCTCAAATCGCTTGGCATCAAGGAAATCTTCGTTAAGGCCATCTCGGATGAGCATGCACACATACTGGAACTCCTCGATGTCTCGAAAGTCATCCATCCCGAGAAAGATGCCGCGGAGAGGCTTGCCAAGAGCATCGTCAATCCAAATATACTCGAGTACCTCCCGCTCATGGGCGAATTCAGCGTGATGGAGATCGAGGCGCCGGAAGAGTTTTTCGGGAAGAACCTCGTGGAGCTAAACCTCAGACAGCAGTACGGTATCACCGTCATCGCCGTCAGCCATAGCAATAAGGATAGAAGGATTGTCGCCCCGACGCCGTCCTACATTATTTCGAAAGGGTCCATCCTCGTCATCATCGGAGAGAACAAGGACATCGAAAGGTTTCAGCGCAAATTCAGCAAATAGGTCATATGATCCTGAAAGTCTTCCGCTTTATCTTCTTTGAATGATGACCCTTCCCGGTCTTTCCGCTTCACCATCTATCGTTATGTCCACATTTGGAAGGAATCTGCCAATGACCCATGCATTGGTCAGCAGGTGTTGA includes:
- a CDS encoding TrkA family potassium uptake protein yields the protein MKSIAIIGLGSFGFNFAKNIQSQGIDVIAIDSNPDVVQAISEFIPRAIVADATDRKQLKDLGIDSVDVAVVSLGDRMDKSIIAVLHLKSLGIKEIFVKAISDEHAHILELLDVSKVIHPEKDAAERLAKSIVNPNILEYLPLMGEFSVMEIEAPEEFFGKNLVELNLRQQYGITVIAVSHSNKDRRIVAPTPSYIISKGSILVIIGENKDIERFQRKFSK